In Reichenbachiella agarivorans, one genomic interval encodes:
- a CDS encoding J domain-containing protein, with translation MFNYYDLLGVPVHATKAEIRAAYKAKAWQYHPDRHFGDQKMEEIFKLLNEAHQTLTDDKARFHYDVMLSYLSETTAETTPEPRYVPPPVYARPKTVAMSSMENLRATAYAFLFAFGIALLIKLSIYFYEDFKAKEYAELLLQRRELFEEIQSKTQSGDLEGSLKGLLELGHFYAEEKDVKQYKEDLLYEIRKRGDNHLKAAEYEQALSMYQLLKDDPISASTYFMKNMAMAYKGAGDIKSAIDIYRTLHLYGYESMDFYWEMGQLYEEGLEDYEQALRYYQIGASMAVSSYEQSIGKAYSIVINADLVPKKHYDVYMKVAEMHYASQHYTEAINSISWTKEIWPDSIFQYQIEAKSRQQLGQIEEMNAVIAFAKTLNPDFTVEQ, from the coding sequence GTGTTCAACTATTATGATCTTTTGGGAGTACCTGTCCACGCGACCAAAGCGGAGATCAGGGCAGCTTACAAAGCCAAGGCATGGCAGTATCATCCTGATAGACATTTTGGAGATCAAAAGATGGAAGAAATCTTCAAGTTGCTCAACGAGGCTCACCAGACCCTCACGGACGATAAAGCACGATTTCATTATGACGTGATGTTGAGCTACCTGTCTGAAACTACCGCTGAGACAACTCCCGAACCAAGGTATGTCCCACCTCCAGTCTATGCACGACCCAAGACAGTCGCCATGAGCTCTATGGAAAACCTGAGAGCTACTGCCTATGCTTTTCTTTTTGCTTTTGGAATCGCGTTGCTGATCAAACTGAGTATATATTTTTATGAAGACTTCAAAGCCAAAGAATACGCCGAGCTATTGCTGCAAAGGAGAGAGTTGTTTGAAGAAATTCAGTCTAAAACACAATCGGGTGATTTAGAAGGGAGTCTAAAGGGGCTTTTGGAGCTGGGTCACTTCTATGCAGAGGAGAAGGATGTCAAGCAGTACAAAGAAGACCTCTTGTATGAAATCCGCAAACGAGGAGACAACCATTTGAAAGCAGCAGAATATGAGCAGGCATTGTCCATGTACCAGTTGCTCAAGGACGATCCCATCTCTGCCTCGACTTATTTTATGAAGAATATGGCCATGGCCTATAAGGGAGCTGGAGATATCAAGAGCGCAATTGACATCTACAGGACTTTGCACTTGTATGGCTATGAGTCGATGGATTTTTATTGGGAAATGGGACAGCTCTATGAGGAAGGTTTGGAGGATTACGAACAAGCCCTCAGGTACTATCAGATTGGAGCAAGCATGGCCGTGTCTAGCTACGAACAGAGCATAGGCAAGGCTTATTCGATAGTCATCAATGCAGACCTAGTACCCAAAAAGCACTACGACGTTTATATGAAAGTAGCCGAAATGCATTACGCCTCGCAGCATTATACAGAAGCAATCAACTCCATATCTTGGACCAAAGAAATATGGCCTGACAGTATCTTTCAGTACCAAATAGAAGCCAAGAGTCGTCAGCAATTGGGTCAGATAGAAGAAATGAATGCTGTGATCGCATTCGCTAAAACCCTAAATCCTGATTTTACAGTTGAGCAATAA
- a CDS encoding M1 family metallopeptidase: protein MRFFFFLPFFIVFLGIDLSYAQSGKMDVLHYKFSVDLSDSSDIVIGQADLTIQIPSQLDSIVLDFSDQMHIQRVLIGTTHVAFVHGKGLIRIPILPAYLGQSVAVNIKYTGMPRDGLIISQNKYGQRTFFTDHWPTRASEWLPVVDHPTDKATCEFVVTAPAHYQVVSNGHLVSEKTLASGKKMTHWKMDKVIPTKVMAMGAAEFHVTKLDSMSHVWLYKHHAQHGHRDFGDAPEILRFMEEKIGPYPFEKLDHVESTTVFGGMENASCIFYSERAIAGKKNLNTLIAHEVAHQWFGNSASEAKWGDVWLSEGFATYFELLYLTEKYGLDSLKKNAALDEKKIIEYEQAHPQTAIVQTDSSNLNGYLNTLTYEKGAWVLRLLNQRLGQKVFDQIIRTYYERYAYSNATSEDFIAVAQEISGKDLSYFFNQWLYVPGSPRINYSWKLKRNSLELNFEQLTDHTYQLIIDVPIKTSNNSFEIRKVMLTQKKQQISLDNIRSDLQGHIVLDPLNIICGTFNAVKAK, encoded by the coding sequence ATGAGATTCTTTTTCTTCCTGCCTTTTTTCATAGTCTTTTTAGGGATTGACCTGTCTTACGCCCAGAGTGGAAAGATGGACGTCCTGCACTACAAGTTTTCCGTCGACCTCAGTGATTCTTCAGATATCGTGATCGGCCAGGCCGACTTGACTATTCAAATACCCAGTCAATTGGATTCGATCGTACTCGATTTTAGTGACCAAATGCACATTCAGCGTGTGTTGATTGGTACCACGCATGTCGCCTTTGTACATGGCAAAGGTTTGATCAGAATCCCCATATTGCCAGCATACCTTGGTCAATCTGTGGCTGTCAACATCAAATACACGGGTATGCCTAGAGATGGCCTGATTATATCTCAGAACAAGTATGGTCAGCGTACTTTTTTCACAGACCACTGGCCTACGAGAGCGAGTGAGTGGCTACCTGTCGTAGATCACCCTACAGACAAGGCGACTTGCGAGTTTGTGGTGACTGCACCAGCTCACTATCAAGTAGTATCTAATGGACACCTCGTGAGTGAGAAAACTTTGGCATCAGGAAAAAAAATGACACATTGGAAAATGGACAAGGTCATCCCTACCAAAGTGATGGCCATGGGTGCCGCCGAATTTCATGTGACCAAATTGGACAGTATGTCTCATGTATGGTTGTACAAGCACCATGCCCAGCATGGACATAGGGATTTTGGTGATGCTCCTGAGATTCTTCGGTTTATGGAGGAGAAAATCGGACCTTATCCTTTTGAAAAACTCGATCATGTTGAGTCCACTACGGTATTTGGCGGGATGGAAAATGCCAGCTGTATCTTCTACAGTGAGCGGGCGATAGCTGGCAAGAAAAATCTGAACACCTTGATAGCTCATGAGGTTGCGCATCAGTGGTTTGGCAACAGTGCCAGTGAGGCCAAATGGGGTGATGTTTGGTTGAGTGAAGGATTCGCTACCTATTTTGAATTGCTTTACCTCACAGAAAAATATGGATTGGATAGTTTGAAGAAAAATGCTGCGCTAGATGAGAAGAAAATAATTGAGTATGAACAGGCTCACCCACAGACTGCCATTGTGCAAACGGATTCTAGCAACTTGAATGGCTATCTCAATACTTTGACTTATGAAAAGGGAGCCTGGGTGCTGAGATTGCTCAATCAGCGTCTGGGACAGAAAGTTTTTGATCAAATTATCCGAACATACTATGAGCGCTATGCATATTCCAATGCTACATCTGAGGATTTTATAGCTGTGGCACAGGAGATTTCAGGAAAAGATTTGAGTTATTTTTTCAACCAATGGTTGTATGTGCCAGGTAGTCCTAGGATCAACTATTCTTGGAAGTTGAAGAGAAATAGTCTGGAATTGAACTTCGAACAATTGACAGATCATACCTACCAATTGATAATAGACGTACCGATCAAGACAAGCAATAATTCATTCGAGATCAGAAAAGTGATGCTTACCCAAAAGAAGCAACAAATATCTTTGGATAACATCAGGTCAGACCTACAAGGCCACATTGTTTTGGATCCTCTCAATATTATCTGTGGGACATTCAATGCGGTCAAAGCAAAATAA
- a CDS encoding M61 family metallopeptidase: MKKNIPVLVACMFALIAQTFAQDKYAVTIDLNRVVDDKIQVTYQLPKVDQDTIEFQIPKIVPGTYSIYDFGRFLEDFKAYDATGRELSVKQITDNRFAIGQASTLASLSYWVEDTYDTDKGNVIFEPAGSNIQQDTSFVVNTFTMVGYLQGMKDLPYEVTVNKPSALFGASALDKKAINDSTDLFTTNNYFDLADGPIMYSVPDTVTFTVGGAKILISVYSPGGILTSAFVRDQIEPTLEAQKAYMGGQLPVDNYAFLIYLFQGGSLSGGYGALEHSYSSMYNLPEADPNYLAQVIRDVAAHEFFHIVTPLNIHSEEIGDFDFINPKMSKHLWLYEGMTEYAAGLAQVKYGEMSTEEYLKVINDKITQSKKFQDNLPFTEMSENCLDETKEQYYNVYQKGALIGMSLDIKLRQLSGGEYGVEQMMIDLSKEFGKEKSFQDEALFDIITKMTYPEVRGFFAKYVEGTESIPYEDFLYMVGVKYSPGVTSKELSVGNISFGVKDSLLTINSTAQVNVFGEEMGYQDGDVLYEFDKKIIDIGNYKEVLTAYKEGHQEGDMISAVVLRDNGKGKLKKVKLKAKAIAVDVKKPGVMELMENASSEQLALRKSWINK; encoded by the coding sequence ATGAAAAAGAATATTCCTGTATTAGTAGCCTGTATGTTTGCGCTGATAGCGCAGACTTTTGCACAAGATAAATATGCTGTCACCATTGATCTCAACCGTGTCGTTGACGACAAGATTCAAGTGACCTACCAGCTTCCTAAAGTGGATCAAGATACGATCGAGTTTCAAATTCCCAAGATCGTACCAGGCACCTACTCCATTTATGATTTTGGTCGTTTTTTGGAGGATTTCAAAGCCTATGATGCTACAGGTAGAGAGCTGTCCGTCAAGCAAATCACCGACAATAGATTCGCTATCGGACAAGCAAGCACTTTGGCATCCCTATCGTATTGGGTAGAAGATACCTATGACACAGACAAAGGCAATGTGATATTTGAGCCTGCTGGCTCAAATATTCAGCAGGATACCAGTTTTGTAGTCAATACATTTACAATGGTTGGCTATTTACAAGGCATGAAAGATTTGCCGTACGAAGTGACGGTCAACAAACCCTCCGCACTCTTTGGTGCATCTGCCCTTGATAAAAAAGCGATCAATGATTCCACGGATTTGTTTACTACGAACAATTATTTTGATTTGGCAGATGGCCCGATTATGTACAGTGTGCCAGATACAGTGACATTCACCGTAGGTGGAGCCAAGATTTTGATTTCAGTTTATTCTCCAGGAGGAATCTTGACGTCTGCTTTTGTCAGAGACCAGATCGAACCTACGCTGGAGGCACAGAAAGCCTACATGGGGGGGCAATTGCCCGTCGACAATTATGCGTTTTTGATTTACCTCTTCCAAGGTGGTAGTTTGTCAGGAGGGTATGGCGCTTTAGAGCACTCCTACTCTTCTATGTATAATTTGCCAGAGGCAGATCCTAATTATCTCGCGCAAGTCATCAGAGATGTGGCAGCACATGAGTTTTTTCATATCGTGACTCCTTTAAATATTCACTCTGAGGAGATTGGCGATTTTGATTTTATCAATCCCAAAATGTCCAAACACCTATGGTTGTATGAGGGGATGACGGAGTATGCTGCTGGTTTGGCACAAGTCAAATACGGAGAGATGAGTACGGAAGAATACCTAAAGGTAATCAATGACAAAATTACTCAGTCTAAGAAATTTCAAGACAACCTACCATTCACGGAGATGAGTGAGAACTGTCTGGACGAAACGAAAGAGCAATACTACAATGTGTATCAAAAGGGAGCATTGATCGGGATGTCACTCGATATCAAACTGCGTCAGTTGTCTGGAGGAGAATATGGTGTGGAGCAGATGATGATTGATTTGTCCAAGGAGTTTGGGAAAGAAAAATCTTTCCAAGATGAAGCACTTTTTGATATCATTACCAAAATGACCTATCCAGAGGTGAGAGGGTTCTTTGCCAAATATGTGGAGGGGACAGAGTCTATTCCCTACGAAGATTTCTTGTATATGGTAGGGGTCAAATACTCGCCAGGCGTGACCAGCAAAGAACTGTCAGTAGGCAATATTAGCTTTGGAGTCAAAGACTCATTGTTGACTATCAACTCTACTGCACAGGTCAACGTCTTTGGAGAAGAGATGGGGTACCAGGATGGAGATGTACTCTATGAGTTTGATAAGAAAATCATAGACATCGGAAATTACAAAGAAGTACTGACCGCATACAAAGAAGGTCATCAAGAAGGTGATATGATCAGCGCCGTAGTCTTGAGAGACAATGGAAAAGGAAAGCTGAAGAAAGTAAAATTGAAGGCCAAAGCCATAGCGGTGGATGTCAAAAAACCAGGAGTGATGGAGCTGATGGAGAATGCCAGTTCGGAGCAGTTGGCACTTCGAAAGTCTTGGATCAACAAATAG
- a CDS encoding PhoH family protein, which produces MAKKGSKKKIFVLDTSVILFSHDSIMNFAEHDVGIPITVLEELDNFKKGNDTLNFEAREFARLLDNLAEDHMLQDWIPLPGKGRGKLKVLMYSDTKTEFDAEKIFGDKKNDHKIINSALKLQKEEPDKKVVLVSKDINLRLKAKSLELSAEDYETGKIKNVDSMATLGKSEINRVPATTIDDLYKNGEVDAKKALGKIEPINNCYYILKSTKSSALSFYNPVTKNIGHVEKRAVYGIKPKNAEQAFAIHAMMNPEVKLVAITGVAGTGKTLMALASALQQRRDFKQIYIARPIVPLSNKDIGYLPGDIKSKLNPYMEPLWDNLKFIQNQWKETEKEHSVLTEMVAQEKVLITPLAYIRGRSLSNIYFIVDEAQNLTPHEVKTIITRAGENCKIVFTGDVNQIDTPYLDSQSNGLSYLVDRLQGQSIFAHITLEKGERSELANIANELL; this is translated from the coding sequence ATGGCGAAAAAAGGCAGCAAAAAAAAGATCTTTGTTCTTGACACCTCTGTAATTTTGTTCTCTCATGATTCGATCATGAACTTTGCTGAGCATGACGTAGGGATTCCCATTACGGTGCTCGAAGAACTCGACAATTTTAAGAAAGGAAACGACACCCTCAATTTTGAAGCACGAGAATTTGCTCGTCTGCTCGATAATTTGGCGGAGGATCATATGCTCCAAGATTGGATCCCACTACCAGGCAAAGGTCGTGGAAAACTCAAGGTACTGATGTACTCTGATACCAAGACGGAGTTTGATGCGGAGAAGATTTTTGGAGACAAGAAAAATGATCACAAGATCATCAACTCTGCACTCAAGCTACAAAAAGAAGAACCAGACAAGAAGGTCGTATTGGTATCCAAAGACATCAATCTTCGACTCAAGGCCAAGTCCCTAGAACTATCTGCTGAGGATTATGAGACTGGCAAAATCAAGAACGTGGACTCAATGGCAACTCTGGGCAAGAGCGAGATCAACAGAGTGCCAGCTACCACCATCGACGATCTATACAAGAATGGCGAGGTAGATGCCAAAAAAGCACTGGGCAAGATAGAGCCTATCAACAATTGCTACTACATCCTCAAGAGCACCAAGAGCTCGGCACTTTCGTTTTACAATCCTGTCACCAAAAATATTGGTCATGTCGAGAAGCGTGCGGTCTATGGGATCAAACCTAAAAATGCCGAGCAAGCCTTTGCCATCCATGCAATGATGAATCCTGAGGTCAAACTGGTAGCGATCACTGGCGTAGCTGGCACGGGAAAAACATTGATGGCGCTGGCGTCAGCATTGCAGCAGCGACGTGATTTCAAGCAGATCTACATTGCTCGACCTATCGTGCCATTGAGCAACAAAGACATAGGTTACTTGCCTGGAGATATCAAGTCTAAACTGAACCCCTACATGGAGCCACTGTGGGACAACTTAAAGTTCATCCAAAATCAATGGAAGGAAACAGAGAAGGAGCACAGCGTGCTGACCGAGATGGTCGCGCAGGAAAAGGTACTGATCACACCATTGGCATATATCAGGGGTAGGAGTTTGTCCAATATTTATTTTATCGTGGATGAGGCACAAAACTTGACACCACATGAGGTCAAGACCATCATCACCCGGGCAGGAGAAAATTGCAAGATTGTCTTCACTGGAGATGTCAATCAGATCGATACACCCTATTTGGATTCACAGAGTAATGGACTTTCTTATCTAGTAGATAGGCTACAAGGGCAATCGATTTTTGCACACATCACCCTGGAAAAAGGTGAGAGATCTGAATTGGCAAATATTGCCAACGAACTGTTGTAA
- a CDS encoding 7TM diverse intracellular signaling domain-containing protein: MTLVSQNLTGDNQQPNIEMISAFFRKRLYLFLLLSNPCFSLDSITPIQLDSIDDWACLENTSLYQLRADTVTDVARILSDGQFKTYELSSPNSDTKGIWIMFSIVNNQTNGDSLHINCKFYDEVRLYEIDEEANSQLINSTGYLPQYYQAKKWNATIPFYQPPLSHKTYLLGLISHTRNSQKLSSYFMTNCEKVYSSESFKTEYRLPKSLLFFFFGGVLMMSFYNLGIAVSTHYREYILFSMYNFCFVSLGLNLSNLHIELGWVTPFDFERNLRFVPAIIGIAVYMLFAISFLDLKKLNLGLYKFLRYILWAFPLMLVGILCSYFDLVFVIFTLLMPPIFITILYASWIRAREHTYVRYFLAGNVLLISVGLLQLMSLLGFIALVKMSSLCILALMLEVILFSFAVAIKQKVTKKELYLMRVKNQLQRERIEYELDLKAKLEIEIEKKSRTLTSSSVQWLNLTEQLIVLKKKVKEGLKEKDKPLYKEIIRQIEDIENFENQWSSFKIHFENVHKGFFEKIESRFPILSQNDLKICAFMKMKLSNKEIAQILNVTKKAVEQSKRRMRKKIGLETDDDLLEYLQDTLQKNLMEI; the protein is encoded by the coding sequence GTGACCCTAGTTTCGCAGAACCTAACAGGAGACAATCAGCAACCTAATATTGAGATGATCAGTGCATTTTTCAGAAAGAGACTATACCTGTTTTTACTCCTCTCCAACCCATGTTTTAGTCTAGACTCCATTACTCCAATTCAACTGGACAGCATCGATGATTGGGCTTGCCTAGAGAACACTAGTTTGTACCAACTCAGAGCAGATACAGTCACAGATGTTGCCCGTATCCTGTCAGATGGTCAATTCAAAACTTATGAGCTATCATCTCCCAATTCGGACACAAAGGGCATCTGGATCATGTTTTCCATAGTCAACAATCAAACAAATGGTGACTCACTTCATATCAACTGCAAATTTTATGATGAAGTGAGACTATATGAAATAGATGAAGAAGCCAACTCACAACTGATCAACTCGACGGGTTATCTTCCTCAATACTATCAAGCAAAAAAATGGAATGCTACCATCCCATTTTACCAACCTCCTCTATCACATAAAACCTATTTACTAGGGCTGATTTCTCATACCAGAAACTCACAAAAACTGTCTAGTTATTTCATGACGAACTGTGAAAAAGTGTACTCAAGTGAGAGCTTCAAAACTGAATACCGCCTACCCAAATCATTACTCTTCTTTTTCTTTGGAGGAGTACTTATGATGTCTTTTTATAACCTAGGCATAGCCGTCAGCACACATTATCGAGAGTACATCCTTTTTTCGATGTACAATTTTTGTTTTGTTTCGTTGGGGCTCAATTTATCTAATCTACATATTGAACTAGGCTGGGTGACGCCTTTTGATTTTGAAAGAAATTTAAGATTCGTCCCTGCAATTATTGGCATTGCAGTCTACATGCTTTTTGCCATCTCCTTTCTTGATTTAAAAAAGCTAAACCTAGGCTTGTATAAATTTCTCCGCTATATATTATGGGCGTTTCCACTTATGCTGGTGGGGATATTATGCTCCTACTTCGATCTGGTATTTGTCATTTTTACCTTACTGATGCCTCCTATATTTATCACTATACTCTATGCCTCATGGATCAGAGCACGTGAGCACACCTATGTCAGGTATTTTTTGGCGGGCAATGTTTTACTCATCTCAGTAGGTCTACTTCAACTCATGTCTTTACTTGGATTCATTGCTTTGGTCAAGATGTCCTCTCTCTGTATTTTGGCTTTGATGCTGGAAGTCATCCTGTTTTCATTTGCGGTGGCTATCAAGCAAAAAGTAACCAAGAAAGAACTCTATCTCATGCGAGTCAAGAACCAACTCCAGCGAGAGAGAATAGAATATGAACTAGATCTCAAGGCCAAATTGGAGATAGAAATAGAAAAAAAGTCCCGTACACTTACTTCCTCTTCGGTACAATGGCTCAACCTTACCGAACAACTCATCGTGCTAAAGAAAAAAGTAAAGGAAGGATTAAAGGAAAAAGACAAACCACTTTATAAAGAAATCATCCGACAAATAGAAGACATCGAAAATTTTGAGAATCAGTGGTCTTCTTTCAAAATTCACTTTGAGAATGTGCACAAGGGCTTTTTTGAGAAAATAGAAAGTAGATTTCCAATTTTATCACAAAATGATCTGAAAATTTGTGCTTTCATGAAAATGAAACTTTCTAACAAGGAAATAGCTCAAATCCTAAATGTTACTAAAAAAGCCGTAGAACAAAGCAAACGCAGAATGCGAAAAAAGATTGGTTTAGAGACTGACGATGATTTACTAGAATATCTGCAAGACACGCTGCAAAAGAATCTTATGGAAATTTAA